One genomic window of Bacillus mycoides includes the following:
- the hprK gene encoding HPr(Ser) kinase/phosphatase, whose product MPKVRTKDLIEQFQLELVSGEEGIHRPIDTSDLSRPGIEMAGFFTYYPADRVQLLGKTELTFFDTLTTEQKQERMKALCTEETPCIIVTRNQDVPDELLQASRESGVPLLRSAQTTTRLSSRLTNYLEGKLAPTTAVHGVLVDIYGVGVLITGQSGVGKSETALELVKRGHRLVADDSVEIRQEDEDTLVGSSPDLIEHLLEIRGLGIINVMTLFGAGAVRNYKRITLVINLEIWDQKKNYDRLGLDEEKMKIIDTELTKITLPVRPGRNLAVIIEVAAMNFRLKRMGVNAAQQFSERLMSAIELGNQE is encoded by the coding sequence ATGCCGAAAGTAAGGACAAAAGATTTAATTGAACAATTTCAATTGGAGTTAGTAAGTGGTGAAGAAGGGATTCATCGTCCGATTGATACGAGTGATTTATCACGACCTGGAATTGAAATGGCAGGATTTTTTACATATTATCCAGCTGATCGCGTACAGCTTCTTGGAAAAACGGAGCTTACGTTCTTTGATACGTTAACGACAGAGCAAAAGCAAGAGAGAATGAAAGCGCTTTGTACTGAAGAGACGCCTTGTATTATTGTAACTCGTAATCAAGATGTACCGGATGAGTTATTACAAGCATCACGTGAATCAGGCGTGCCTTTATTACGTTCTGCTCAAACGACGACGAGATTATCAAGTCGTTTAACAAACTATTTAGAAGGTAAGTTAGCGCCAACAACAGCTGTTCATGGTGTGTTAGTAGATATTTATGGCGTGGGTGTTTTAATTACAGGTCAAAGTGGTGTCGGGAAAAGTGAGACAGCGCTTGAGCTTGTAAAGCGTGGTCACCGCCTTGTTGCGGATGATAGCGTAGAAATTCGTCAAGAAGATGAAGACACATTAGTAGGAAGCTCACCAGATTTAATTGAGCATTTATTAGAAATTCGTGGTCTAGGTATCATTAACGTAATGACGTTATTCGGTGCAGGGGCAGTACGAAATTATAAACGTATTACGCTTGTTATTAATCTTGAAATTTGGGATCAAAAGAAAAATTATGATCGCTTAGGTCTTGATGAAGAGAAGATGAAGATTATTGATACAGAACTTACGAAGATTACACTTCCAGTTCGTCCTGGTCGAAACTTGGCTGTTATTATTGAAGTAGCAGCGATGAACTTCAGATTAAAACGTATGGGAGTCAATGCGGCACAGCAGTTCTCTGAACGATTAATGAGTGCGATTGAGTTAGGAAATCAAGAGTAG
- a CDS encoding phage holin family protein produces the protein MRWIVSLLVNSVVLIAVSGLLKGVAPDAFYIANIQTAIIASIILAILNVFVKPLLILITLPITLVTFGFFLIVINAITLKMTDSLLGDAFNISGFGVAIVAAICISIFNMIIEKVIVEPLHEKKRK, from the coding sequence ATGAGATGGATTGTATCACTTCTTGTAAATAGCGTTGTATTAATCGCTGTATCCGGACTTTTAAAAGGGGTTGCACCAGACGCATTTTACATAGCAAATATACAAACTGCAATTATTGCGAGTATTATATTGGCGATTTTAAACGTATTTGTAAAGCCGCTTTTAATTTTAATTACGCTACCAATTACTCTTGTAACTTTCGGTTTCTTCTTAATCGTTATTAATGCGATTACGTTAAAGATGACGGATTCATTATTAGGGGACGCCTTTAATATATCTGGATTTGGTGTAGCGATTGTTGCGGCAATTTGTATTTCGATTTTTAATATGATAATTGAAAAAGTAATTGTTGAACCATTACATGAAAAAAAGAGAAAATGA